From Halorientalis litorea:
CCCGCTCAGGCGGGCGAACTCGTCGGGCCGGAACCAGTTCGCACAGAACCGCAGGATGGCGATGAACATCAGCCCCCCTCCCAGCCCGATGAGTGCCCGCGCGGCGAACGCGACGACGTACGACTGGGCGAGCGCGAACCCGAGCGCGCCGACGCTCATCACCACCGCCCCACCCGTCACCGACCGGCGGCTTCCGAGACGGTCCGCGATGATGCCGGCCGGCAACTGCATCGCGGCGTAGACGTAGAAAAACGAGGCGTGGAGCGTCCCGAGTGCCGCCCCCGACGTGTCGAACGCCCGCGTGAGTCGTTCCGCGAGGACGGCCGTCGAGAGGCGGTGGACGCTGACGAGCGCGAACACCGCGGCCAGCACCCCCCACACTATCCAGCGCCGTTTCGTCGGGTCCGACCAGATGCGCACGGAAAGCGGTGCGCTGTGGACGGTGTTAAATCTCGCGGGTTTCAGCCTGTCACTGTTTGCCACAGTTAGCGAGCGGTGAACATTGTAACGTCACGGGCGCGGCGACGGCCCACCCGCAGTTCGGGGTGTCGCTCAGTCTCGGTCGTTTTCCGCGTCGAGAATGGCCCGTGAGTCGAACCGGTCGGCGAGCGAGGCGTTGATTATCTCCCAGTCGGTCCGTGACCCGGGCGTCGTCGTCGCGAACTCGTGGAACCCGCTGTTGGCGTTGTAGTTCATCACGCTGGGGTACTCGGCGAAGGAGTACCGCCGGCTGTCGACACCCGGGAAGCGGCCGCCGATGCCGAGCAGGTGACCGAGTTCGTGGAGGAAGATGTCCGTCGTCACTTCGTCGTCCGTCTGTTCTTCGACGAACGCGAGCGGCGGTGATTCACCTCCGTAGGCGACGCCGTCGACGGGCATCTGCCGCCCGGAGGACCGGGACACTTGGCCGACGATGCGGATGTCGTAGTACCCCGGGAAGTCCGACCCGCGGACGACTTCGGGGTTCTCGTCCTGTTGGTCGAGGTCACCGGTGGTGTATCCGTCGGCGGCACAGACGTACTCGATGGGGTAACCGCGCGTCAGCGGTTCGCTACAGGTGAGTTCGTCGTCGAAGTAGACGTGCAACTGGATGCCGTTCGACCCGTCGGGGTTCGACACCGGGGCAGTCGCGAACTCCCGTTCGAGGTCACGAATCTGGCGGTCCGAGACGCGCTCCGTGTAATCTACTTCGACGAAGATGTCCTTGCGGAGCGGGTCGGCGTCCGGATACAGGTCGGCCATCTCCGCCTCGGCACCGTCGGGCAGACTGTCCCCGTCCGTGTCGGCGGTCGTCGGGTCCGTCTCGTACTCGGACACCTCTTCGGCGTCGGTCAGGCCGTCCCCGTCCGTGTCGGCTGCCGTCGGGTCCGTCCCGTACTCGGACAGTTCCTCGCTGTCCGAGAACCCGTCCCCGTCCGTGTCGGCGACTGTCGGGTCGGTTCCGTGCTCCGTAACTTCCGCGCCGTCGGACAGGCCGTCCTCGTCCGTGTCGGCGACCGTCGGGTCCGTCCCGTATTCGTCAACTTCCGCGCCGTCGGACAGGCCGTCACCGTCCGTGTCGGCGACCGTCGGGTCGGTTCCGTGTTCGCGCTCTTCTACTCGGGAGAGTCCGTCGTCGTCACCGGGCGTCGGCGTCGGTTCCGGGGTCGCGGTGGTCTCCGTTCCGTCTACCGGCGTGTCCGTTCCGTCCGTCGATATGTCCGGTGCCGCCGAGTCCGTACTCGTCGGCTCGGGCTCGGTCGGTTCGGGTTCAGAGTCACCCGGCAGTTGTGAGTCGAGTCCCCCACAACCGGCCAGTAACAGCAGTACGCAGACGGCAAGCGGTATCGCTTTTCGCACACTTCTCCGTGTTTCGACGCGGACAAAATTATTTTTCGTTTACACGCCGGGACTCCCGGCCGGCGGTGTGGTGATTCGCCGCTCGGACGACACCACGGCCAAACCCACCGGAGAGGGATAGTAGCCGGTCCATTACCAAGTCGTTGCAGGCCGAACGGGCGACCATGGGAGACCGGAACCGTGGTCGCGGGCGGCAGACGCCGCAGAGCGACAGGGCGCATCTCCTCGTCAGGACGTGCCGGGACCTCGAGGAGACGCTGGAGACTGTCGACCTCGACGCCGACGACGCGGCGGCGGACGCCGTGATAGTCGCGCTCCGGGCGGCGGACTACGCATACGCGCTGGAGACGGAGACCGACAGTCGGCCGGCCGTGGGTCCGTTCGCCGAGTGACGGCGGTCAGTACGTGTCGATGTTGGTACCGACCGAACAGACGTACTCGCCGGATGAGACCTGTGGAAGGCGGCGTGCGCGCCAGAACACGCCGGAAGAGTCGGCGGTGACCTCGGCCTTGCGCTGGCCGAACACGTCGGTCACCTCGAAGAGGAGTTGGTTGCGCGTGACGCGTTCGCCCAGTTCCGCGTGGACGGTGACGAGGCCACCGACCGGCGCGCCGTACTGCTCGAACCCGGTCGCCCGCGTCTGTGGGTCGGGAGCGCGCGTACCGTCGGTGAACCCGTAGTAGTCGAGGACGTTCAGCACGCCCCGGACACCGATTTCGATGGACTGCTCGTCCCACCCGACCGACCCGCCGAGTTCGGGGTCGATGGTCGGGATGCCCTCGTCGGGGCCAGCGCGGGCGAGTTGGCCGTCGGGGCCTTTCTGGTCCAGGATGTACCCACAGCCGAAGGCCTTCGCGAGTTCGAGACACTCGTCGTGGAGGCGGTGACGGGACCCACACCGGACGCGGCACTCCTCTATCATCCGGGAGGTCGACCCCTGATGGAGGTCCAGAACGAGGTCCGCGCGGGTGGCGGCGTCGAACGTCGCGGCCGCGATGCGTTCGCTCGACGTGCCCCTCGCGTCGCCGGGGTACGTCCGGTTCATCTTCGTGTCGTCGACCGGGTTGCGGTGTTCGGCGACCTGGAACCCGTGGTAGTTGACGATGCCGACGACCAGGATGGTCCCCGCGATGTCGTCGGGGTCGAGACGGGGGAGGAGCCGCTGGACGACGCCGACGCCGTTGAGTTCGTCGCCGTCGCTGGCGGCCTGCACGTAGAGCGTCTGTCCGCTGTCGGCACCGTTGACGACGGCGACGGGGAGGCCGACGTCGGAGCCGTCGCGGGTCTCGCCGACGAACAGCCGTCCGGTGTCGATTTCCCCGGGTGCCGCACTCGCCGTACCGAGGCTAGTCATTACAGTGAAGCCGCGGCCCCACGGTCTTAGGCCGTTCGATACGCACGGTCACCTGCCGGGACTGGCGAGCGGCGTGTCGAGACGAGGGGGCGGACCGACGCGATTTTGAGCGGGCGGTCCCTACATCGCGACGTGGCATCCGACAGCGACGACACGAGCGGGCCGGCCGCACTCATGGCGGCACTGAACGTCCAGCGGAACGCACGGGTCGGGTTCGTCGCCGGCCTCGTCGTCACCGTCGCCATCTTCGTCTTCTTCGTCGTCGTCCCCGGCGTGCGACGGTCACCACTGTACTACGTCGGACTCGCGTTCGTCCTCGCCGTCGGCCTCGGCGGCCTGCTGACGATGGGGCTGACGATGGTGAGCGCGTATCGGCTCTCGAAAGAACTCTAACCGGCCGCCGCGAGCGCGGCGAGTCGGTCGGCCCCGTCGCGGGTCCCCTTGGCGATGAGAACGTCCCCACCGTGGAGTCGCGTCTCCGGGCCGGGAGAGACGACCCAGCCGCTGTCGTGGGTCCCGGTGTCGGCGTCCGGCCCGTCCTGTCCACGCCTGACGGCGATGACGCGCATTCCCGTCTCCGTCTTGACCATCGCGTCGCCGAGCGTCGTATCGGCGAGCATCGCGTCCGCCGCGACGGTGGTCCGGACGATGACTTCGTCGGACTCTCTGACCGCCTCCGCGACGACGGGATGGGTCCCCAACCCGCGGAGGACGCCCTCGCTGATTTCGAGCGCGGCGTCGCTGATGACCTCGGTGGCGTTGGCCAGACGGACGAGTCCCCGGAGCGAAACCGGGTCTTCGACGCGGCCGGCCGCCCGCAGCGTCCACGCCTCGAAGCGCGACTGGAGGGCGTCGACCTCGGCTTCGAGGTTCAGCACCTCCTCGGCCACGTCGGCGGCGTCGAATAGCACCGCGCCGTAGGCGAGGTCGACGGCTAGTTCGCTCATGTTCTTCATGTGGACGATGGAGTCGACCGCCCGTTCGAGGTCGTCGATGGCGGGTTCGGGGGCCGTCGGGGAGGCGTACGCGTCGCCGGTCGCGTCGGCGTACACCTCGGTAATGCCCGCTTCGGGGCCACGAAACAACACCACGTCGTCGACGGTCAGCGTCGTCTCCGGGCCGGGGTTGAACAGCCACCCGTCGGGGCGACGGATGGCGATAGCCCGCACGCCGGTCTCGGTTTCGAGGTTCATGTCGCCGAGCGTCCGCCCCGCGAGCGGGGAGTCGGGGACGATGGTCGCCCGGACGAGCGTCTCGACGGCTTCGGGGAGGGTCGCACGCATCGCGTCGGGGAGGCCGATGTCCTCCAGCACTATCTTGGCGATGTCGCCGGCCGCGTCGGATATCTTCTCGGCGGCACCGACGACGCCGAGGACGGGTGCGAGGCCTTCGGCGTCCGAGGGATTGCGCGCGGCCATCAGGAGGCTCATCCGGGCGCGCAACTGGAGGAGGTCCATCCGCTCTTCGAGTTCCAGCACCTCCTCTGCGAGTTCCTCGTTGCCGAACAGGACGGCGGAGTACGAGAGGTCGATGAGGAGTTCGGAGGTGTCTTTCATCTCCGCCAGTACCTCGACGACCCCGACCGGTTCGTACCCCACATCGTCGGCTGCCATCTCCCCTACCTCCACGGCCGCGACTCAAAAACGTTGCCCGGTGGCTGCCTCGCGGTGTGTCCGCGCGGGTCCGAACAGCACGGGATTCGTCGGCCGGGAGGCGTCGCAGGTGGGCATACGTTCACTCCCGAGGGGGTGGACCCACCGAGCGTTCCGGGACAGAAGATAATACTTTTGCCGGAAGGTAGTCAACGGGGGGGTATGTCCGACGAGCTCAAGAAGGGTCTCGAGGGTGTCCTCGTCGCCGAGTCGGAACTCAGCTTCATCGATGGTGACGAAGGTCAACTCGTCTACCGCGGGTACTCCATCGACGACTTGGCGCGGGACGCCAGCTACGAAGAGGTTCTGTACCTGCTGTGGCACGGCCACCTCCCCGACAGCGACGAACTGGCCGAGTTCACCGACGCGATGCGTACCGAGCGGTCGCTGGACGACGACGTGGTCGAACTCGTCCGCACGCTCGCCGCACAGGACGAGAACCCGATGGCCGCGCTCCGAACGGCCGTCTCCGCGCTGTCGGCCTACGACCCCGACGCCGGTGCCGACACGCAGGACCGCGAGGCCAACCTCCGGAAGGGTCGGCGCATCACGGCGAAGATGCCGACCATCATCGCGGCCTTCACTCGCGCCCGCGACGGCGACGACATCGTCGCGCCCCGGGAGGACCTCGGCCACGCCGAGAACTTCCTCTACATGCTCAACGGCGAGGAACCCGACGAAGTGCTCGCCGAGACGTTCGACATGGCGCTGGTCCTGCACGCCGACCACGGCCTGAACGCCTCGACGTTCTCCTCGATGGTCATCTCCTCGACGCTCGCGGACCTCCACTCTGCGATTCCCGGCGGCATCGGCGCGCTCTCCGGGTCGCTCCACGGCGGCGCGAACCAGGACGTGATGGAGGCCCTGCTCGAACTCGACAACTCCGGCAAAGACCCCGTCGAGTGGGCAGAGGACAAACTCGAAGCCGGCGAGCGCGTCCCCGGCTTCGGCCACCGCGTCTACAACGTCAAGGACCCGCGCGCCCGCATCCTCGGCGAGAAGTCCAAGGCACTGGGCGAGGCGGCCGGAACGCCCCGCTGGTACGAGTACTCGATGGCTATCGAGGAGTGGATGGCAGACGAGAAGGGGCTCGCCCCGAACGTCGACTTCTACTCCGCCTCCACGTACTACCAGATGGGCATCCCAGTCGACATCTACACGCCAATCTTCGCCATGTCCCGCGCCGGCGGCTGGATAGCCCACATCCTCGAACAGTACGACGACAATCGGCTCATCCGCCCCCGTGGCCGGTACATCGGCCCGGACACCCGCGAGTTCCCCAGCGTCGACGAGCGGTAACCACGCGAGCGGACGGTATGGATGGACAGTTTCAGGTGGTGAAACGGGGAGAAAGGAAGCGAACGGCGGGCACTTGTTCGTTCGAAGTTACGGCAGCGGAGGCGTAATGACCGTCGTCCTGGTACGGGCTCATTCCGCGAACGCCGCGAGGACATCTTCGAAAGTCGGTGCGAGCGACTCGGCGATGTCGGTCGTGGTAACGATACCTACCAAGGTTCCGTCGTCAACGACGGGGAGTTTCTTGATGTTGTTGTCCTGCATTCGCGCGCTCGCGTTTCGGACAGCCTGGTCGTGGTCGATTGTAATGACGGCCTCGGTCATCAGTTCGCGCACGCGGAGACGCTCGGCGTCGTGGCCTGCACAGACACCACGGACGATGTCGCTCTCCGTGACGATGCCAGCGATGTCGTCGTCACCCTCGACGACGAGTGCACCAATACGCTCGTCCCAGAGGATGCGCGCTGCTTCAGTCACCGACATGTCGGAGTCGATTGTTCGCACCGGACTCGTCATGACGTTGCGGACGGGATTTTCTAATCTATCGGCATCCATATGTACTACCGGGCTCCGTTTCCGATTGTCTTCATTAACGATTATTATATTAAAAATCTATCGGCTCCTGTGACGGTCGGAGTCCGTTCCGGCAGGTCAGCTGAGCCACTCGTGTATCTCGTCGGCGAGGGGGCCCTCACGGATGACTTCGCTGGCGGAGACGTCCACGACGGTACTCCCGCCGCCGGGCGTCGCTCCGCCGTCGACCAGAACCGCGGCGGCGTCGCGGATTCGGTCGCCGAGGGCGTCGAGTTCGCGGACGCTCCCCGTGCCGCTGACGTTCGCGCTGGTCGCGGTGACAGGCGCGAACTCGCGGAGGAGCGACAGGGCGACGTCGTGGTCCGGAACCCGAACGCCCACGCGGTCACGGCCCGCGGTCAGAATGTCCGGGACCATCTCGCGTTTCTCGACGACGACGGTGACGGGTCCGGGGAGGAACGCGTCCATGAACTCGCGTTCGCGGGCCGTCGGTGCGGTGTACTCGGTGGCCGTCGCCACGTCGGGGACCGCGAGCGAGACGGGTTTCTCGCGGTCTCGGCCTTTGGCCGCGAAGACGCGGGAAACGGCGTCTTCGTCCAGTGCGTTCGCGCCGAGGCCGTACACCGTCTCCGTCGGGTAGACCACGAGGTCACCGGCCGCGAGGGCGGCGGCGGCGTCGGTCACGTCGGTCATGCCCCCGTCTCGGCCGGGAACGGGCAAAAGTCGGTCGCTACAGGTCCGCCAGCGCGGCCTCGATGTCGTCGTAGTCCGGGAAGTCCGGCCACTCGTCGGCGACCCACGCGTACTGGACCACGCGGTCCTCGTTCAGCAGGAAGACGGCGGGTCGGGGTTCCTCGATACCGGCCATCCCGTCGAGGTCGTTGACGATATCGTAGGCCTCGGCGACGCCGTTTTTCGGGTCCGAGAACAGCCGGTAGTCCATCCCGCGCTGGGCGATGGTCGTCTTGTGTTCGTACGGCGTGGAGATGGAGAGGCCGACGACCTGCAGAGTCCCATCAGTTTCGCGGTGGCCCCAGTTGCGGTCCCGTATCTCGTTCCAGATGTACGTCGTCGGGAAGTCGCCGTCCATGGGGTGGAAGACGAGCAGGACCGGTCCCTCGGCGGTCAACTCCGAGAGGGCGGTGTCCTCCCAGTACTCGTCGGTGACCAGCGGCCGCTCGAAGTCGGGGGCCTGCTCGCCGACCGCCGGGGGGTCGACCGCCGGGAGGTCGACCACCTCGAAGTCCAGTTCCATCACGCACCCTCCCCGTACGTTCCGTCGAGGTACGCGACGATGTTGGCACTCTCGGACATCGTGACGCCGGTACGCTCGTCGACGATTGCCGGGACGGTCCGCTTGCCCGAGATGCGTTTGACCACGTCCCGCTTCGAGTGGCGTGCCTCGACGAACCGCGAGCGGTAGTCGAGGTCGTACTCGTCCAGTTTGCGTACGACGCGCTCGCAGAAGGGACACCCCTGCAACCGGTAGAGGGTGATGGATGGGTCGCTCATCGGGTCGTACGTACGGGACAGTTCAGGGTAAGCCTTCGGGCGTCCGCACGCGCCGCACGAACGCGACCGACCGACGGGTGGCGTCTCGTCGCCGTCCGGTCCGGAACAGAAACGGGGGACAGTGGCGTGTTCGGGCTATGACAAGCCTTAATCCGACCCGTAGCAAAATTCGGCGATAATGGGTGTAGTCTCGGCACTCGGCGTCGGGTTCGATACGATACCACTCGCCACCGACGTGTTCGGTGTGGTCCTCACCGACGGGTTCGTTATCGGTGTTGGCCTCCTCGTCATTCTGTTGCTGTTGCTACTCTCGGCGTTTTTTTCCTCGTCAGAGATAGCCATGTTCTCGCTCGCAGCACACCGCGTCGACGCCCTCGTCGAGGACGGCACGCCGGGCGCGCGAACGCTACAGGGACTCAAAGAGGACCCCCACCGACTGCTCGTGACGATTCTGGTCGGGAACAACCTCGTCAACATCGCCATGTCGTCCATCGCTACGGGGTTGCTGGCGATTCTGCTGGACGACCAAGGGCTGGCGGTGCTGGCTTCGACGTTCGGCATCACGGCTCTGGTCCTCCTGTTCGGCGAGAGCGCGCCCAAATCCTACGCCGTCGAGAACACCGAGTCGTGGGCGTTGACCATCGCCCGCCCGCTGAAGTTCGCCGAGCGGACGCTGTGGCCCCTCATCGTCGTCTTCGACTTCCTCACACAGCAGGTCAACCGCATCACCGGCGGGCAGTCCGCCATCGAGACGTCGTACGTCACCAGACAGGAGATACAGGACATCATCGAGACGGGCGAGCGCGAGGGCGTGCTGGACGAGGACGAACGCCAGATGCTCCAGCGGACGCTCCGGTTCAACAACACCATCGCCAAGGAGGTGATGACCCCGCGGTTGGACATGACCGCCGTGTCCGCCGACGACAGCATCGAGGAGGCCATCGAGACGTGCGTGCAGAGCAGTCACACGCGCCTCCCGGTGTACGAGGGAAGTCTGGACAACATCATCGGGACGGTCAACATTCGGGACTTGGTGCGTGACCTCGAATACGGCGAAGTCGACGGCGACCTCGAACTCGAAGACGTGCGCGAGCAGACCCTGCACGTCCCCGAGTCCAAGAACGTCGACGAGTTGCTCGCCGAGATGCGCGACGAGCGCATGCACATGGTCGTCGTCATCGACGAGTTCGGGACGACGGAGGGACTGGTGACGATGGAGGACCTCACCGAGGAAATCGTCGGCGAGATTCTGGAGGGCGAGGAAGAAGAGCCCATCGAGTTCGTCGGCGACGACGCCGTCCTCGTCAAAGGCGAGGTCAACATCGAGGAGGTCAACGAGGCACTCGACATCGACATCCCCGAGGGCGAGGAGTTCGAGACCATCGCCGGGTTCATCTTCAACCTCGCCGGGCGACTGGTCGAGGAAGGCGAACACATCGAGTACGACGGCGTCGAAATCCGCGTCGAACAGGTCGAGAACACCCGCATCATGAAAGCGCGCGTCGAACGCGTCGCCACCGCCGGAGAGACGGACGAAGAGGGCACGCCGACGGACACCGAGTCCGAAGAAGCGCGGACCGACTGAGTACCGGCGGCGACGGACCGCCGACTGCTGGCGGCCTACGGCGGTTCGCCACGGCGGCCGACGGCCCGGCGGACGCGTGTGACCGCCGCCCGGAACTGTGCGTCACCGCGGAGGACGTGCGCGAGGATGTCACCGGCACCGGCGAGGAAACCGGCCAGCAGGACGGCCACGGTGACGCCGAGACCGAACGTCACCGCGAGCCCGCCGCCGAGGAGGCCGCCGACGGCCGCGGCGACGGCGGACTGTCCGGGCGTGTCACAGAGGGGAATCACAGCCGACGTTGGGGACGGTTCGACAAAAACCTACCCGAGGAGCGCGTCGACGGCGGTGAACACGCCGTAGCCGAGGCCGAACGCCAACGCGAGCGAGAGTATCCACGCGAGGACGGTGTAACCCATCTTCTTCCCGCTCACGTCGCCGCCGCCGGCGGCGAACCCGCTGCCGATGATGGCCGAGACGATTATCTCGTTGAACGAGACGGGGATGCCGAAGAACACGGCCGTCTGTGCGATGGCGAAGGAGGGGATGAGCGCGGCGATGGAGCGGCGCGGCCCGAGTGCCGAGTAGTCCTGTGAGAGTGCCTTTATCATCCGGGGCGCGCCGGTCCAGGACCCGACGAGGAGGCCGAAGCCACCGCCGAGCAGGACGGCCGGCAACGGCAGGTTGTAGGGGTCGAGCAGTGGGAGGAGGGGTCCCAGCGCGAGGCCGACCTGACTCCCGCCGGCCGAGAACGCGACCAGCGCGCCGAGCGCGAGCAGGAAGTGTCGCTGGCCCGCCTCCGCGTCCGCCCGAATGTCGAACCAGAGGACGACGGCGACGGCGAGTGCCGCAAGCAGTGTCACCACGGCGTACGTGCCGAGAGCTGGAATCGCGTCGCCCACGCGAGTCGTCGCGACGGCGGTGAGCGAGGCGGCCTCGCCCGCCGGCCCGAGCAGGACGAACTCCGTGTTGGCGAGGATGGCCCCGACGACGCCCGCGAGCGCGGGCACTGCGAGGCGTTCGGGGACGCGCTCGTTTCTGAGCATCCGGGCAGTTCCGTAGGCGATGCCGCCGCCGACGAACGGCGTGGCGGCCCACAGCGCGGCAATCTCGCCGTACTTGGACCACGCCGGGTCACCGCCGAGTGCCAACCCGACGCCGACGACGGCCCCAGTGACGGTGAAGGCAGTGGCGATGGGGTAGCCAGCGAACACGCCGATTGCGACGAGAATCGCGGCCGTCAGCAGCGCGACGACGGCAGCCGTCGGCGAAATCGTGACGTTCAGTATCAGTTCGCGGCCGACGGCTTCGGTGACGTTCGCACCTTGCAGGACGGCACCGGCCAACCCGAGGATGCCGACGAAAAAGCCCGCCCGCATCACCGAAATCGCGTTGGCACCGACTGCAGGGGCGAAGGGCGTCGACCCGGAGGACCCGGCACCGATAGCCCACGCCATAAAGAGGCTGGCGGCACCCGCGACGAGGAACGTGGCGACTGTGCCAGCGGCGACCATCTCCACGGCGGTACAGGGAGCACCCCTAAGAACCTGCCGGGACGCTCGTGAAGGTGGTCCTTTCGCGCTCTGTAATCGCGCCCGGAGGATTATATCCGAAGGGGTCACAGCAGTGCGTAAGGGAGATGGGATGGTGTTACAGCGACTGCGACGGCTAGCACGCACCCGCCGGACCGACGACGGTGCGGAGTACGAGTGTACCCAGTGCAACACGGGCTTTCGCGTGCGCCGGCAGGTCTGTCCCGAGTGTGGGGGCTACCGTGTCGAGCGGACCGATTGGAGCGACCGGGCGACGTGACGGCACGGCCGCCGCTGCGGCGATAGACGTCGCCACCGACTACCCCGAGGAAACGACCGTCTTCGTCCTCCCGGACACCGGCGAGCGGTATCTCTCGACAGACCTGTTCGACCGCTATGTCATCCCTCTGCGGTCGCCGCCGGCCGGTCCGGCCCGACCTTCGCGGCGAGCCACGCCCCGACCACAGCACCGGCCTGTGTCACGACCACGGTGAACAGGACGAACAGACCGACCGCGACCGCGACCGCGGCGTACTGGACGGCGTCGAACCATAGTGGTTGCGTGAAGGCTGGAATCGCCCGGAGGAGGTCGACGAACGGCCATACCAGCGGGACGGACGCGACGAGGCCGGTCCGCAGGCCGACCCGGCGGGGCGGAACGTCGGCGTCGACGAACAGCAGACCGCCGAGCAGGCCAGCGAAGACCACCGGGCTGAGACGGAGCGTCGTCCCCGTGGACAGCAAGTATTCGAGGAGTGTGTACGTTCCCGCGAGGCCGCCGGCGACGATGGCGTACCGCCAACCGGTATCCGTTCGCGGGTCCGGAAGGGAGGGCTGGACCATACAATCCGTTGGACACGTATCGACAAAAATTTTGGGAGAACGCCGCAGACTGGCTCGGGCAGGTCGTGTAGGCC
This genomic window contains:
- a CDS encoding binary toxin-like calcium binding domain-containing protein; translated protein: MRKAIPLAVCVLLLLAGCGGLDSQLPGDSEPEPTEPEPTSTDSAAPDISTDGTDTPVDGTETTATPEPTPTPGDDDGLSRVEEREHGTDPTVADTDGDGLSDGAEVDEYGTDPTVADTDEDGLSDGAEVTEHGTDPTVADTDGDGFSDSEELSEYGTDPTAADTDGDGLTDAEEVSEYETDPTTADTDGDSLPDGAEAEMADLYPDADPLRKDIFVEVDYTERVSDRQIRDLEREFATAPVSNPDGSNGIQLHVYFDDELTCSEPLTRGYPIEYVCAADGYTTGDLDQQDENPEVVRGSDFPGYYDIRIVGQVSRSSGRQMPVDGVAYGGESPPLAFVEEQTDDEVTTDIFLHELGHLLGIGGRFPGVDSRRYSFAEYPSVMNYNANSGFHEFATTTPGSRTDWEIINASLADRFDSRAILDAENDRD
- a CDS encoding inorganic phosphate transporter, which gives rise to MVAAGTVATFLVAGAASLFMAWAIGAGSSGSTPFAPAVGANAISVMRAGFFVGILGLAGAVLQGANVTEAVGRELILNVTISPTAAVVALLTAAILVAIGVFAGYPIATAFTVTGAVVGVGLALGGDPAWSKYGEIAALWAATPFVGGGIAYGTARMLRNERVPERLAVPALAGVVGAILANTEFVLLGPAGEAASLTAVATTRVGDAIPALGTYAVVTLLAALAVAVVLWFDIRADAEAGQRHFLLALGALVAFSAGGSQVGLALGPLLPLLDPYNLPLPAVLLGGGFGLLVGSWTGAPRMIKALSQDYSALGPRRSIAALIPSFAIAQTAVFFGIPVSFNEIIVSAIIGSGFAAGGGDVSGKKMGYTVLAWILSLALAFGLGYGVFTAVDALLG
- a CDS encoding L-threonylcarbamoyladenylate synthase, with the translated sequence MTDVTDAAAALAAGDLVVYPTETVYGLGANALDEDAVSRVFAAKGRDREKPVSLAVPDVATATEYTAPTAREREFMDAFLPGPVTVVVEKREMVPDILTAGRDRVGVRVPDHDVALSLLREFAPVTATSANVSGTGSVRELDALGDRIRDAAAVLVDGGATPGGGSTVVDVSASEVIREGPLADEIHEWLS
- a CDS encoding succinylglutamate desuccinylase/aspartoacylase family protein, coding for MTSLGTASAAPGEIDTGRLFVGETRDGSDVGLPVAVVNGADSGQTLYVQAASDGDELNGVGVVQRLLPRLDPDDIAGTILVVGIVNYHGFQVAEHRNPVDDTKMNRTYPGDARGTSSERIAAATFDAATRADLVLDLHQGSTSRMIEECRVRCGSRHRLHDECLELAKAFGCGYILDQKGPDGQLARAGPDEGIPTIDPELGGSVGWDEQSIEIGVRGVLNVLDYYGFTDGTRAPDPQTRATGFEQYGAPVGGLVTVHAELGERVTRNQLLFEVTDVFGQRKAEVTADSSGVFWRARRLPQVSSGEYVCSVGTNIDTY
- a CDS encoding DUF7536 family protein translates to MASDSDDTSGPAALMAALNVQRNARVGFVAGLVVTVAIFVFFVVVPGVRRSPLYYVGLAFVLAVGLGGLLTMGLTMVSAYRLSKEL
- the citZ gene encoding citrate synthase, which produces MSDELKKGLEGVLVAESELSFIDGDEGQLVYRGYSIDDLARDASYEEVLYLLWHGHLPDSDELAEFTDAMRTERSLDDDVVELVRTLAAQDENPMAALRTAVSALSAYDPDAGADTQDREANLRKGRRITAKMPTIIAAFTRARDGDDIVAPREDLGHAENFLYMLNGEEPDEVLAETFDMALVLHADHGLNASTFSSMVISSTLADLHSAIPGGIGALSGSLHGGANQDVMEALLELDNSGKDPVEWAEDKLEAGERVPGFGHRVYNVKDPRARILGEKSKALGEAAGTPRWYEYSMAIEEWMADEKGLAPNVDFYSASTYYQMGIPVDIYTPIFAMSRAGGWIAHILEQYDDNRLIRPRGRYIGPDTREFPSVDER
- a CDS encoding CBS domain-containing protein — protein: MTSPVRTIDSDMSVTEAARILWDERIGALVVEGDDDIAGIVTESDIVRGVCAGHDAERLRVRELMTEAVITIDHDQAVRNASARMQDNNIKKLPVVDDGTLVGIVTTTDIAESLAPTFEDVLAAFAE
- a CDS encoding potassium channel family protein yields the protein MAADDVGYEPVGVVEVLAEMKDTSELLIDLSYSAVLFGNEELAEEVLELEERMDLLQLRARMSLLMAARNPSDAEGLAPVLGVVGAAEKISDAAGDIAKIVLEDIGLPDAMRATLPEAVETLVRATIVPDSPLAGRTLGDMNLETETGVRAIAIRRPDGWLFNPGPETTLTVDDVVLFRGPEAGITEVYADATGDAYASPTAPEPAIDDLERAVDSIVHMKNMSELAVDLAYGAVLFDAADVAEEVLNLEAEVDALQSRFEAWTLRAAGRVEDPVSLRGLVRLANATEVISDAALEISEGVLRGLGTHPVVAEAVRESDEVIVRTTVAADAMLADTTLGDAMVKTETGMRVIAVRRGQDGPDADTGTHDSGWVVSPGPETRLHGGDVLIAKGTRDGADRLAALAAAG
- a CDS encoding redoxin domain-containing protein, coding for MELDFEVVDLPAVDPPAVGEQAPDFERPLVTDEYWEDTALSELTAEGPVLLVFHPMDGDFPTTYIWNEIRDRNWGHRETDGTLQVVGLSISTPYEHKTTIAQRGMDYRLFSDPKNGVAEAYDIVNDLDGMAGIEEPRPAVFLLNEDRVVQYAWVADEWPDFPDYDDIEAALADL
- a CDS encoding hemolysin family protein — encoded protein: MGVVSALGVGFDTIPLATDVFGVVLTDGFVIGVGLLVILLLLLLSAFFSSSEIAMFSLAAHRVDALVEDGTPGARTLQGLKEDPHRLLVTILVGNNLVNIAMSSIATGLLAILLDDQGLAVLASTFGITALVLLFGESAPKSYAVENTESWALTIARPLKFAERTLWPLIVVFDFLTQQVNRITGGQSAIETSYVTRQEIQDIIETGEREGVLDEDERQMLQRTLRFNNTIAKEVMTPRLDMTAVSADDSIEEAIETCVQSSHTRLPVYEGSLDNIIGTVNIRDLVRDLEYGEVDGDLELEDVREQTLHVPESKNVDELLAEMRDERMHMVVVIDEFGTTEGLVTMEDLTEEIVGEILEGEEEEPIEFVGDDAVLVKGEVNIEEVNEALDIDIPEGEEFETIAGFIFNLAGRLVEEGEHIEYDGVEIRVEQVENTRIMKARVERVATAGETDEEGTPTDTESEEARTD
- a CDS encoding glutathione S-transferase N-terminal domain-containing protein, with the protein product MSDPSITLYRLQGCPFCERVVRKLDEYDLDYRSRFVEARHSKRDVVKRISGKRTVPAIVDERTGVTMSESANIVAYLDGTYGEGA